From Lysinibacillus sp. SGAir0095, the proteins below share one genomic window:
- a CDS encoding U32 family peptidase — protein sequence MLQLIENEKISETVNGKRVITKKPELLAPAGSLEKLKVAVHYGADAVFIGGQEFGLRSNAGNFSIEEMREGVEFAKNYGAVIYVTTNIFAHNENMAGLEEYLQAIEGVGVKGIIVADPLIIETCRRVAPKLEIHLSTQQSLSNWKAVKYWKQEGLHRVVLAREVGAEEMLKMKEEVDIEIEAFVHGAMCIAYSGRCVLSNHMTARDSNRGGCCQSCRWDYDLYEEVDGEEKALFNEDDAPFAMSPKDLKLIESIPHMIELGIDSLKVEGRMKSIHYVATVISVYRKVIDAYCADPENFKIKKEWLEELDRCANRATASSFFEGEPGYEQQMFGIHASKMKWDFAGLVLDYDQNTQMVTLQQRNYFKPGDTVEFFGPDIESFKFEVGQIWDEKGNELEVANHPLQIVKFKCERPLFSYNMMRKENN from the coding sequence TTGTTACAACTAATAGAAAATGAAAAAATTAGCGAAACAGTAAATGGAAAACGTGTTATTACGAAAAAACCCGAGCTGCTAGCACCTGCTGGAAGCTTAGAAAAGTTAAAAGTGGCTGTTCATTATGGTGCTGATGCTGTATTTATTGGTGGTCAAGAATTTGGCTTACGTTCAAATGCAGGTAATTTTTCCATTGAAGAGATGCGCGAAGGTGTCGAATTTGCTAAGAATTATGGTGCTGTCATTTATGTAACCACTAATATTTTTGCACATAATGAAAATATGGCCGGTTTAGAAGAATATCTGCAAGCAATTGAAGGTGTTGGTGTAAAAGGCATAATAGTTGCAGACCCTTTAATTATTGAAACATGTCGACGCGTAGCCCCAAAATTGGAAATCCATTTATCCACACAGCAGTCATTATCAAATTGGAAAGCTGTGAAGTATTGGAAGCAAGAAGGACTTCATCGTGTCGTTTTAGCTCGAGAAGTTGGTGCGGAAGAAATGCTCAAAATGAAAGAAGAAGTAGATATTGAAATTGAAGCCTTCGTTCATGGAGCAATGTGTATTGCCTATTCAGGACGATGTGTTTTATCAAATCATATGACAGCCCGTGATTCAAACCGTGGTGGTTGCTGTCAATCGTGTCGCTGGGATTATGATTTGTATGAAGAGGTTGATGGGGAAGAAAAAGCATTATTTAACGAAGATGATGCACCTTTTGCCATGAGCCCAAAAGACTTGAAACTGATCGAATCGATTCCGCATATGATTGAGCTTGGAATTGACTCATTGAAAGTTGAAGGTCGCATGAAATCAATTCACTATGTTGCAACAGTAATTTCTGTTTATCGTAAAGTAATTGATGCCTATTGCGCAGACCCAGAGAATTTTAAAATAAAAAAAGAGTGGCTGGAAGAATTGGATCGTTGTGCAAACCGTGCAACTGCCTCCAGTTTCTTTGAAGGGGAGCCTGGATATGAACAGCAAATGTTCGGTATTCATGCCTCTAAAATGAAATGGGATTTTGCGGGACTAGTCCTCGATTATGATCAAAATACTCAGATGGTTACATTGCAGCAACGTAATTACTTTAAGCCTGGCGATACAGTTGAGTTCTTTGGTCCTGATATTGAATCCTTCAAATTTGAGGTAGGGCAAATTTGGGATGAAAAAGGGAACGAACTAGAAGTTGCAAACCATCCGTTACAAATTGTTAAATTTAAGTGTGAGCGTCCGTTGTTCAGCTACAACATGATGCGAAAGGAGAATAATTAA
- a CDS encoding peptidase U32 family protein — MKKPELLVTPKSVDHIKTLVDAGADAFVIGEQQFGLRLAGEFSVSEVEEATKLIHEAGKKVFVAVNAIFHNDRLDALEGYLKEMQRIGVDALIFGDPAVVVAVRELEITIPLHWNPETIATNWFQANYWNERGAKRAVLARELSLDEVLEIKENAAPEIEVQIHGMTCMFQSKRSLLGNYFLYREEVMEVENRKSNKNMFLHDKERKNKYPIYEDINGTHIFSPNDMCLIDELTELFEAGIDSLKFDGVLHTEEYINTVTNCYRQAIDAYFDNGVDAYEEMKDELLVRIEEIQPALRPLDTGFIFKETVY; from the coding sequence ATGAAAAAACCTGAATTATTAGTGACACCAAAGTCAGTAGACCATATTAAGACATTGGTCGACGCAGGAGCAGATGCTTTTGTAATTGGTGAACAACAATTTGGTTTACGTCTGGCAGGAGAGTTTTCTGTGAGTGAAGTGGAAGAGGCAACGAAGCTAATTCACGAGGCAGGGAAAAAAGTATTTGTAGCAGTTAATGCAATATTCCATAATGATCGTCTAGATGCTTTAGAGGGCTATTTAAAAGAAATGCAACGTATAGGTGTTGATGCTTTAATTTTTGGTGACCCGGCAGTGGTCGTAGCAGTTCGTGAGTTAGAAATCACGATACCGCTTCACTGGAATCCCGAAACAATTGCAACAAATTGGTTTCAAGCGAATTACTGGAACGAACGTGGAGCAAAGCGAGCAGTTCTTGCCCGTGAGCTCTCACTGGACGAAGTATTAGAAATTAAAGAGAATGCTGCACCAGAGATTGAAGTTCAAATCCATGGTATGACTTGTATGTTCCAATCAAAACGCTCACTATTAGGGAACTATTTCCTGTACCGTGAGGAAGTAATGGAAGTTGAAAATCGTAAATCAAATAAAAATATGTTCTTGCACGACAAAGAACGTAAAAATAAATACCCGATCTATGAAGATATAAATGGAACACACATCTTTTCTCCTAACGATATGTGTCTGATCGATGAATTAACTGAGCTGTTTGAAGCTGGGATTGATTCATTAAAATTTGATGGTGTACTTCATACGGAAGAATACATTAATACGGTAACAAATTGTTATCGCCAAGCTATTGATGCTTATTTCGATAATGGCGTAGACGCATATGAAGAGATGAAGGACGAGCTATTGGTGAGAATCGAAGAAATTCAACCAGCATTACGTCCGTTAGATACAGGATTTATCTTTAAGGAAACAGTATATTAG
- a CDS encoding O-methyltransferase, giving the protein MEISNTYIESFIQPRNELLMEMEAYAEEHHVPIMQLSAIDVLNQLLRIQNPSSILEIGTAIGYSALRMANALPNCTIVTVERDSQRVNLAKQFIARSEVANRITVIEGDALEVDVESIQSTFDAVFIDAAKGQYMRFFEKYSPLVPPGGILYIDNMYMHGLSDLDIKEVPRRKRTMIRNLKTFADWIMSHPDYDSTFFPVGDGLLICLKR; this is encoded by the coding sequence ATGGAAATTTCTAATACTTATATAGAATCCTTTATTCAGCCACGTAATGAGTTATTGATGGAGATGGAAGCGTATGCAGAAGAGCATCATGTTCCAATCATGCAATTGTCTGCAATCGATGTGTTAAATCAGCTGCTACGTATTCAGAATCCATCTAGTATATTAGAAATAGGAACAGCGATTGGTTATTCTGCACTTCGTATGGCCAATGCTTTACCTAATTGTACGATTGTAACCGTTGAGAGGGATTCGCAACGAGTAAATCTTGCAAAGCAATTTATTGCACGTTCAGAAGTAGCTAACCGAATTACAGTGATCGAAGGTGATGCGTTAGAAGTGGATGTGGAAAGTATTCAATCTACTTTTGATGCTGTTTTTATTGATGCTGCCAAAGGCCAATATATGCGTTTTTTTGAAAAATACTCACCATTAGTTCCTCCAGGTGGTATTTTATATATCGATAATATGTACATGCATGGTTTATCAGATTTGGATATCAAGGAAGTTCCAAGGCGTAAAAGAACAATGATTCGTAATTTAAAGACATTTGCTGACTGGATCATGTCACATCCGGATTATGATAGTACATTTTTCCCAGTTGGCGATGGCTTGTTAATTTGTTTGAAGAGGTGA
- the mltG gene encoding endolytic transglycosylase MltG: MIEKMKIRKKEGRVVRRIVAIVTLVILLVVGIVGVSGYFYVKSALEPVNPEASTEIPVEIPMGSGISTISSILEESGIIKNARIFKYYTKFKNESNFQAGDYIMTQSMTLDEIIESLKTGKVYREPVFTVTIPEGLTLEQISKTVEKNTKYTADEFMQLVTSTEFIQNMMATYPDLVSEEVLNGSIRYTLEGYLFPSTYSFYEENPSLQEIVETMLSLTNDVVMQYASLLEEKQMTPHQLLTFASLLEEEATAQTDRETIASVFYNRLEIEMPLQTDPTVLYALGAHKDRVLYEDLEVDNPYNTYVIQGLPPGPIANAGKVSIEAALNPTDTDYLYFLADTEGNNHFAKTYDEHLQNINQYLNQ; encoded by the coding sequence ATGATTGAAAAGATGAAGATCCGAAAAAAAGAGGGACGAGTTGTACGTCGCATTGTAGCTATTGTAACGTTGGTTATTTTATTAGTTGTTGGGATTGTTGGCGTGAGTGGTTATTTTTATGTGAAGTCTGCGCTTGAACCGGTAAATCCAGAGGCATCGACTGAAATACCAGTAGAAATTCCTATGGGTTCTGGAATTTCAACAATTTCCTCGATCCTAGAAGAGAGTGGCATTATTAAAAATGCACGTATTTTTAAATACTATACAAAATTTAAAAATGAATCGAATTTCCAAGCTGGCGATTACATAATGACTCAGTCTATGACACTTGATGAAATTATCGAAAGCTTAAAAACTGGAAAGGTGTATCGTGAGCCAGTATTTACGGTTACAATACCCGAGGGATTAACTTTGGAACAGATTTCAAAAACTGTTGAAAAAAATACGAAATACACTGCTGATGAGTTTATGCAATTAGTTACAAGTACGGAATTTATTCAAAATATGATGGCTACTTATCCAGATTTAGTCTCAGAGGAAGTTTTAAACGGCAGTATTCGTTATACATTAGAAGGTTATTTATTCCCTTCAACGTATTCTTTCTATGAGGAAAATCCGTCATTACAGGAAATAGTTGAAACGATGCTTTCATTAACGAATGACGTGGTCATGCAATATGCTAGTCTGCTTGAAGAGAAACAGATGACACCTCATCAACTTTTAACTTTTGCTTCCTTACTCGAGGAAGAAGCTACTGCACAGACAGACCGTGAAACGATTGCCAGTGTTTTCTACAATCGATTAGAGATTGAGATGCCATTACAAACCGATCCAACTGTTTTATATGCTTTAGGCGCTCATAAAGACCGTGTATTATATGAAGATTTAGAGGTAGATAATCCTTATAACACCTATGTTATTCAAGGATTGCCACCAGGACCGATAGCAAATGCCGGAAAGGTTTCTATCGAAGCGGCATTAAATCCTACAGACACGGATTACTTATATTTCTTAGCTGACACAGAAGGAAATAATCATTTTGCGAAAACATATGATGAACATTTGCAAAATATCAACCAATATTTAAATCAATAA
- a CDS encoding DUF1292 domain-containing protein, giving the protein MDEQFFKIQLEDGTEQPCRAIITFDSDEHSYVLYSMVDENGNDSEEVSALRFELDENGEMTDFTSLETEEEWEMVDEVLNTLIAEFGDGEEDFFTISDENGEEVVCEVVHRFELDEFNKSYILYTFADQEEIGEIFAAAYIAGEKGEVQDLLQIETDEEWDKVEQELESLNKK; this is encoded by the coding sequence ATGGATGAACAATTTTTTAAAATTCAATTAGAGGATGGTACGGAGCAACCATGTAGAGCTATTATTACATTTGATAGTGATGAACATTCTTATGTGTTATATTCAATGGTTGATGAAAATGGAAATGACAGTGAGGAAGTATCTGCTCTTCGATTTGAGCTTGATGAGAATGGTGAAATGACAGATTTCACCTCTTTAGAGACTGAAGAAGAGTGGGAGATGGTCGATGAGGTTCTTAATACACTTATTGCTGAATTCGGAGACGGTGAAGAAGACTTCTTTACTATTTCGGATGAGAATGGTGAAGAGGTTGTATGTGAGGTAGTTCATCGATTTGAATTAGATGAATTCAATAAGTCCTATATCCTTTATACTTTTGCAGATCAAGAGGAAATTGGCGAAATTTTCGCAGCTGCATATATTGCTGGTGAAAAAGGCGAAGTACAAGACTTACTGCAGATCGAAACTGATGAAGAATGGGACAAAGTAGAACAAGAACTTGAGTCGTTAAACAAAAAATAA
- a CDS encoding DUF1292 domain-containing protein — MVQEHEHDHEHRHITIVDENGNEQLCEVIHTFDSEEFGKSYVLYSLVGAEEDDEGQIEIFASAFTPSENGEDGELEPIETEAEWDLIEEVLNQLEDQLDDEEE; from the coding sequence ATGGTACAAGAACACGAACACGATCATGAACACCGTCACATTACGATTGTTGACGAAAATGGAAACGAACAATTATGCGAAGTAATCCATACTTTCGATTCTGAAGAGTTTGGTAAATCATACGTTCTATATTCTTTGGTAGGTGCTGAAGAAGACGATGAAGGTCAAATTGAAATTTTCGCTTCTGCATTCACTCCATCTGAAAATGGTGAAGACGGTGAATTAGAACCAATCGAAACTGAAGCAGAATGGGATTTAATCGAAGAGGTTTTAAATCAATTAGAAGATCAATTGGATGACGAAGAAGAATAA